The following are encoded in a window of Cryobacterium sp. CG_9.6 genomic DNA:
- a CDS encoding CCA tRNA nucleotidyltransferase, whose product MQSVAAALERLGDLAASPTISRLANAFADAGHELALVGGPVRDAFLNRPTHDLDFTTDATPDQILKLVKPLSDAQWDIGRAFGTIGALMDGETVEITTYRADSYDGATRKPDVVFGTSLEDDLLRRDFTVNSLALRLPMVTLVDPSGGIDDLLARVLRTPSTPEVSFGDDPLRMLRAARFTAQLGFTLDLDTARAMEEMSKSIRIISAERVGEEISKLLLADNPRAGIEVLMQSGLAKIVLPEIPGLQLEIDEHHHHKDVYQHTLTVLEQAIGYEKSRGRLDPAGDLIVRLAALMHDTGKPATRKLEPGGVVSFYHHDVVGSKLAKKRLRALRFDNDTINAVARLVELHLRFFGYTEGAWTDSAVRRYVRDAGDQLERLHILTRADVTTRNRRKADRLGFAYDDLEARIADLAEREELNAVRPDLDGEQIMAILGVKPGREVGEAYRYLLEQRLDDGPLGDGEATRRLLAWWAARTATVN is encoded by the coding sequence ATGCAGAGTGTCGCGGCAGCCCTTGAGCGGCTGGGGGACCTGGCTGCGTCTCCCACTATTTCCCGTTTGGCGAACGCATTTGCCGATGCCGGCCACGAGCTCGCTCTCGTCGGCGGACCGGTGCGTGATGCCTTTCTCAATCGGCCCACGCATGATCTTGACTTCACAACGGATGCGACACCCGACCAGATTCTGAAGCTCGTCAAGCCCCTTTCCGACGCCCAGTGGGACATTGGCCGTGCATTCGGCACCATCGGTGCGCTGATGGACGGCGAAACCGTGGAGATCACCACGTATCGGGCCGATAGCTACGACGGGGCCACCCGCAAACCGGATGTCGTCTTCGGGACGAGCCTGGAGGACGACCTCTTACGGCGCGACTTCACCGTCAACTCGCTTGCTCTGCGCCTGCCCATGGTGACGTTGGTGGATCCGTCCGGCGGCATCGATGATCTGCTGGCGCGGGTGCTGCGCACTCCCTCCACCCCGGAGGTGTCGTTCGGTGATGATCCGCTGCGTATGCTGCGGGCGGCACGTTTCACCGCCCAGCTCGGTTTCACGCTGGATTTGGATACCGCCAGAGCTATGGAGGAGATGAGCAAGAGCATCCGCATCATCTCGGCCGAACGCGTGGGTGAGGAGATTTCGAAGCTGCTGCTCGCCGACAACCCTCGGGCCGGCATCGAGGTGCTCATGCAGTCGGGCCTCGCCAAGATTGTGCTGCCCGAGATTCCGGGTCTGCAGCTCGAGATCGACGAGCACCACCACCATAAAGACGTGTATCAACACACGCTCACGGTGCTGGAGCAGGCCATTGGGTATGAAAAGTCTCGCGGTCGGCTCGACCCCGCCGGCGACCTTATCGTGCGTCTGGCGGCGCTCATGCATGACACGGGCAAGCCGGCCACGCGCAAGCTCGAGCCCGGTGGAGTGGTGAGCTTTTACCACCACGATGTTGTGGGTTCCAAGCTTGCCAAGAAGCGGCTGCGTGCGCTCCGCTTCGACAACGACACCATCAATGCGGTCGCCCGGCTCGTGGAACTGCACCTGCGATTCTTTGGCTACACCGAGGGCGCCTGGACCGACTCCGCGGTGCGCCGTTACGTGCGTGATGCGGGGGACCAGCTCGAACGTCTGCACATTCTCACCCGTGCCGACGTCACCACCCGCAACCGTCGCAAGGCCGATCGGCTCGGTTTCGCCTACGACGACCTGGAAGCGCGCATCGCCGACCTGGCCGAACGTGAAGAGCTGAATGCGGTGCGGCCCGATCTCGATGGCGAGCAAATTATGGCCATCCTGGGTGTGAAACCGGGGCGCGAAGTGGGGGAGGCGTACCGTTACCTGCTCGAACAGCGCCTCGACGACGGGCCTCTCGGTGACGGAGAGGCAACCCGCCGGCTGCTGGCCTGGTGGGCGGCACGTACGGCCACTGTCAACTAG